In a single window of the Desulfovibrio sp. ZJ209 genome:
- a CDS encoding PFL family protein: MLSEREVTSTLNMLRNEHLDVRTVTLGVSLFDCVSHDLELFVANVRAKIRRHAAQLVAVCDEVGDRYGIPVVNKRISVSPIAVVGAPFGPDGMLTVCEALDEAAKDAGVDFLGGFSALVEKGFAKGDRALIEALPDALARTERVCASINVASSRSGINMDAVALMGEQILRVADATAERGGIGCAKLVVFANIPQDVPFMAGAYLGVGEPDVVINVGVSGPGVVKKAIDRALERGCNAQGRPLTLLDMAEVIKATAYKVTRVGEIIGSEVASRLGIPFGVADLSLAPTPAVGDSVGEIFQSLGLSSIGAPGSTAVLAMLNDAVKKGGGFASSSVGGLSGAFIPVSEDSSIEAAARSGQLTIEKLEAMTSVCSVGLDMIAIPGDTPASTLSAIIADEMAIGVINHKTTAVRVIPVPGKGVGEEVSFGGLLGKAAIMAVPGGNASRFIALGGRIPAPIHSLKN, translated from the coding sequence ATGCTTTCCGAACGCGAAGTCACCAGCACCCTGAACATGCTCCGCAACGAGCACCTTGACGTGCGCACCGTCACCTTGGGCGTGAGCCTCTTCGACTGCGTGAGCCACGACCTCGAGCTCTTCGTGGCCAACGTGCGCGCCAAGATCCGCCGCCACGCGGCGCAGCTCGTGGCCGTGTGCGACGAGGTGGGCGACCGCTACGGCATCCCGGTGGTCAACAAGCGCATCAGCGTGAGCCCCATCGCCGTGGTGGGCGCGCCCTTCGGGCCGGACGGCATGCTTACGGTCTGCGAGGCCCTGGACGAGGCCGCCAAGGACGCGGGCGTGGACTTTCTCGGCGGCTTTTCGGCGCTGGTGGAAAAGGGCTTCGCCAAGGGCGACCGCGCGCTCATCGAGGCCCTGCCCGACGCGCTCGCCCGCACGGAGCGCGTCTGCGCCTCCATCAACGTGGCCTCCTCGCGCAGCGGCATCAACATGGACGCCGTGGCCCTCATGGGCGAGCAGATCCTGCGCGTGGCCGACGCCACGGCGGAGCGCGGCGGCATCGGCTGCGCCAAGCTGGTGGTGTTCGCCAACATCCCGCAGGACGTGCCTTTCATGGCCGGCGCCTATCTCGGCGTGGGCGAGCCGGACGTGGTGATCAACGTGGGCGTCTCCGGCCCCGGCGTGGTGAAGAAGGCCATCGACCGCGCGCTGGAGCGCGGCTGCAACGCGCAGGGGCGCCCCCTCACCCTGCTGGACATGGCCGAGGTCATCAAGGCCACGGCCTACAAGGTGACGCGCGTGGGCGAGATCATCGGCTCCGAGGTGGCGAGCCGGCTCGGCATCCCCTTCGGCGTGGCCGACCTCTCGCTCGCGCCCACGCCGGCCGTGGGCGACTCCGTGGGCGAGATCTTCCAGAGCCTCGGGCTCTCCAGCATCGGCGCGCCGGGCAGCACCGCCGTGCTCGCCATGCTCAACGACGCGGTCAAGAAGGGCGGCGGCTTCGCGTCCTCCTCCGTGGGGGGCCTCTCGGGCGCCTTCATCCCGGTCTCGGAGGATTCGAGCATCGAGGCCGCGGCCCGCTCGGGCCAGCTCACCATCGAAAAGCTGGAGGCCATGACCAGCGTGTGCTCCGTGGGCCTCGACATGATCGCCATCCCCGGCGATACGCCGGCCTCCACGCTCTCGGCCATCATCGCCGACGAGATGGCCATCGGCGTCATCAACCACAAGACCACGGCCGTGCGCGTCATCCCCGTGCCCGGCAAGGGCGTGGGCGAGGAGGTCTCCTTCGGGGGCCTGCTCGGCAAGGCGGCCATCATGGCCGTACCGGGCGGGAACGCCTCCCGCTTCATCGCGCTGGGCGGCCGCATCCCCGCGCCCATCCACAGCCTGAAGAACTGA
- a CDS encoding ACT domain-containing protein — MEKYTASFLGRDCPGVVAAVSRLFGDMGCNIEAMAQTMLSGAFAAIFVVSVPEGMAAGRGEGACGADCLRLRLEEGLERGGVDLSVLVRPAIAEQWGDGLNCEPFVVTVDGPDRPGLIGEMSRVFGRHGVNIENLKAILGEGGEGKALFVFEVMVPDTVDLGRLRRELALEANNLNLRVSVQHRDIFEAVHRVSSF; from the coding sequence ATGGAAAAATACACAGCGTCCTTTCTCGGGCGGGACTGCCCCGGCGTGGTGGCGGCGGTGAGCCGCCTCTTCGGCGACATGGGTTGTAATATCGAGGCCATGGCCCAGACCATGCTTTCGGGCGCCTTTGCGGCCATCTTTGTGGTGAGCGTGCCGGAAGGGATGGCCGCCGGCCGGGGCGAAGGCGCCTGCGGCGCGGACTGCCTGCGCCTGCGCCTCGAGGAGGGGCTTGAGCGCGGGGGCGTGGACCTCTCCGTCCTCGTGCGGCCGGCCATCGCCGAGCAGTGGGGCGATGGCCTCAACTGCGAGCCCTTCGTGGTCACGGTGGACGGCCCCGACCGCCCGGGCCTCATCGGCGAGATGAGCCGGGTCTTCGGACGGCACGGCGTGAACATCGAGAACCTCAAGGCCATCCTTGGCGAGGGTGGCGAGGGCAAGGCGCTCTTTGTTTTCGAGGTCATGGTGCCGGACACGGTGGACCTGGGGCGCCTGCGCCGCGAGCTCGCGCTGGAGGCCAACAACCTCAACCTCCGCGTCAGCGTCCAGCACCGCGACATTTTCGAGGCCGTCCACCGCGTGAGCTCATTCTAG
- a CDS encoding phage minor head protein: protein MHYRSRMAAAAVFLAVGGALAVAGFFSGELALDFAPAVAVGFLGLVIIALGVLLLRRGLAERPRPERRPDAPPQPLPYYSRNCPFCGRRLGLKEEKCPTCRRKVPAGLTCSAGVADAEAAQGAFAAVRDAALAEGSSGYIWRAVRDEGTCERCANNDGHVFQWEREPIGGHAGARARCRCRPEPVFPEQRGAKGAAPSPTPKA from the coding sequence ATGCACTACCGTTCCCGCATGGCAGCCGCGGCGGTCTTTCTGGCCGTGGGCGGCGCCCTCGCCGTTGCCGGCTTCTTTTCCGGCGAGCTTGCGCTCGACTTTGCTCCCGCCGTGGCCGTGGGCTTTCTCGGGCTCGTCATCATCGCCCTCGGCGTCCTGCTGCTCCGGCGCGGCCTCGCCGAGCGCCCCAGGCCGGAGCGCCGCCCCGATGCCCCGCCCCAGCCGCTGCCCTATTATTCGCGCAACTGTCCCTTCTGCGGCCGCAGGCTCGGCCTGAAGGAAGAGAAGTGCCCCACGTGCCGCCGCAAGGTTCCGGCCGGGCTCACCTGCTCGGCGGGCGTGGCGGACGCGGAGGCCGCCCAGGGCGCCTTTGCCGCCGTGCGGGATGCCGCCCTTGCGGAGGGGAGCAGCGGCTATATCTGGCGCGCGGTGCGGGACGAAGGTACCTGCGAGCGCTGCGCCAACAATGACGGCCACGTTTTCCAGTGGGAGCGGGAGCCCATCGGCGGCCATGCCGGCGCGCGCGCCCGCTGCCGCTGCCGCCCGGAGCCGGTGTTCCCCGAGCAGAGGGGGGCGAAGGGCGCGGCGCCTTCTCCCACTCCCAAGGCATGA